Part of the Petrotoga olearia DSM 13574 genome, AGTTGGACAATTCTTCAACGTTACAAGAGAAAGAATAAGGCAGATAGAAACTAAGGCGTTGAGAAAATTGAGACATCCTAACAGAGTAGCACAACTAAAAGATATTGTAGAAAGTTAATAAAAAAGCCGCCTCGTTGAGGCGGCTTTTTTAAATTTAATTCGTTTCTACCATTATACATTTGATGAAAGAAAACTCCACATTAGGTAATTCTTCTAAATATTCTTCGATTTCGTCTGATTCTGCACCAGGTTGGAACCAAAATTTTCTGAATCCTTCTTCATATGCCTCTTTAACAGCTGTTATTCCAATTTGTGGGGGAACGACAAAAACAATCAAATCTATTTCATCTTTAGGTAGATCTTTTACAGAAGGATATGTTTTTATTCCTTCTATTTCGTCATACTTAGGGTTAATAGGATAAATTGTATAACCTTTATCTTTTAAATTTTTCAACACTTTATATCCATATTTTTCTTTATTACGGGTTGCTCCAATTATAGCAACATTTTTAAGATTTTTTAGATCTATCAAAACAACGCCTCCTTGTTGTTTAAGTTCACATATTTTTTCCATTAAGTGCGTCATCCAACGTATGCCAAGCAAGGGTGAAACATTTAGTTCTCATTGGGAATTTGGAGATATCAGAAAAAATTTCTATCCCATCTACTAATTCTTTATCGAATTCTTTGCCTTGTGACATATTTATAATTTCTTGTAATATTTTATTCGCCTCGTCTACGGTTTTTCCTTCAAGGTATTCACACATCATTGAAGCACTTGCCTGACTTATAATACAGCCATGTCCTGTGAAAGTTATTTCTTTGACAATGTTATCTTTTACTTTTAAATAAAGGGTAATCTCATCTCCACAAGACAAATTTTTTCCTTCAGCTTTTTTAGCGTCTTGTATCTCTTTTTTGTATCTCTCATTTTTGGCATAATCTAAAATTATATCAGAGTAAAGTTCTTCTAGTCCTATTTCAACCACTCCCAAACTTTATTTAATCCTTCGCATAATTTATCAACATCTTCTTCTTCATTATACACATAAAAGCTTATCCTACACGTGGCGGATGTGCCAAACTCTTTCATCAATGGCTGAGCACAATGATGACCACTTCTAATAGCTATTCCCGTTAAATCGTTCAACAAATGAGCTACATCGTGTGGGTGTACACCTTTCATATTAAATGATATTATTGACTGTTGCGTTTCGTCTTGAGGACCGAATATTTCTAAAAAATCCAACTCTTTTAATTTTTTCAAGGCATATGAAGTAAGCTGTTTTTCATGTTCTTGAATATTATCCATGCCGATCCTCTCAAGTATTTCTATGGCTTTAGCTAATCCTACCGCGCCGTCAACGTTTGGAGTTCCCGCCTCAAATTTGTAAGGTAAAACGTTGAAAGTAGTCCCATCGGTAGATACTTTATCGATCATTTCACCCCCAAACAAAAAAGGGGTCATCTCGTTTAAATACCTTTTTTTACCATACAATACACCTATTCCCGTTGGTCCGAGCATTTTATGACCGGAAAAGGCTATAAAATCACAATCCATTTTTTTTACATCGATAGGAAGGTGAGGTACAGCTTGAGCCCCATCCACAACAAGAATTACATCTTGTCTGATATTTCTAATTTGTTTTATTAAAGTATTAACTGGGATAAGTTGACCGGTAACGTTTGACAAAGCGGTAATACTTACTAACCTCGTTTTATTTGTAATATGCTTGAGAAAATCAGATAAATCAAAAATCCCACTTTTAGCGGGGTAGTATTTTATCTTTAAATTAAAAATTTTGGCTATTTGCTGCCAGGGAACAAAATTTGCATGATGTTCTATTGTAGATATTAGAATTTCATCATCAGATCGTAATATATTTGAATTTGCAATGGAATATGCTACAAGATTGAGAGATTCAGTTGCACCTTTTGTAAAAATAACTTCCTCAGTTTCTGAGTTTATGAAATTTGCAACTTTACTCCTTGCATCTTCATAATACTTAGTAGCTTCAGCTGCTAAAGTGTGTGTTGATCTGTGGACGTTGGCATGATGGTTCAGACTGTATTCATTTACAGCATCCATAACTTCCTTGGGCCTTAACGTGGTGGCAGCATTGTCAAGATAGATCAATTTATGCCCATTTATTTTTCTTTTTAAAGCTGGAAATATCTCCTCATATTCTTTGGAAGATAACATCTTTTACCTCCCGGCTCATCCCTTCATCAAAAACTTTAATTCTATCTATTGCAGATTCAAACAAACCTGAAGAAATCAATTTTTTTGCTTCTTCCAAAGAGAATCCACGAGTCATTAGATAATATAATTTTTCCTTTTCAATAGTACCCACCGTAGCAGCGTGTGAGGCATTTACCTCATTTTCATCCACCAACAAACTAGGTAACGCTTCTGCTTTGGCTTTTTCAGAGAGAGTTAAAGTATACTCTGATTCGGAGGCATTAGCTTCTTTTGCTCCTTTTTTCAAATCAAGAAAACCCCTGAATACAGCCTTTGATTCGTCTTTAATAACACCTTTGGCATCGATCGCCCCGGTTGTTTCAGGTGAATAGAACCTCATTAAATAAAGCATATCAATAACGTTATCTTTATTTCCCAAAAAATAAGGAAATAACTGAGCTTGCGCACCTTCGCCAGCAAGTCTGAACACAATATGTGGCGAGGTAATTCTCCCTCCTATATTTATATCTGTGACTTGAACCTTCCCGTTTTTTTGTACTTCAACAAAAGTGTTATCAATGTTTAAACTGTCGTCGTTACATAAATTTATATTTATCAGTTCTAAAGAAGCATTTTCTCTTACTATTATTCTATTTGATGTCGTTCTAAATAAATTTTCATTTTTGTTAGACTTTATATATCTAATTACAGTGGCTTTAGAGAATGGACTTATGTTGTAAACAGAGGTTTCATATATAGGGGACTTCCAATCATACGTTAAAATAATCGGTTCTCTTTCTTCTCCTTCGTTGGTTTTTAGATAAAAACCCGTATTAGAGAATGCTTCAGCCATCAATAAAAATTTCCTATGAGCACCTTCAAAATCGTATTTTGCCAAGATTTCTATCCCTTCTAGGTCGATTCCATTCAAAGCTAGTATCTTTCCACTTGTACTAACAGGGACAAAGGAAACATATTTATCTGGCTCATAACCATTTAATTTTGCCCTTTTCCATTTAGGGAAGCCCCAATTTTTATAAGCTTCGTATCTATAACTTTTGAATGTTTTTAACATTTCATTAGAGATGTGTTCCAAAGATGCTTGAAATTCATAATCTCCGTAATCTCTTTTTGGTGTAATTTGGGGAATTTGCCACTCAACCGCTTTTAGATCTTTATGCCTCATATCTATAGGTTTCTCAAAAATTGTCTCCATTGTTGTTCACTCCTTGTTATAACTATTTCAAATAAAAGGTTATCCTATGCTTGATTCTACTTCTAAATTAATTAATCTGTTCAATTCAATGGCGTACTCTAATGGAAGCTCTTTGGCAAAAGGTTCTACAAATCCTCTAACTACCATGGCTTTAGCCTCAGCTTCACTTAACCCTCTACTCATCAAATAGTAAATCTGCTCTTCTTTGATTCTACCTATACGTGCTTCATGCCCAACATCTGCTTCATCAGTGTAAACCTCGATAAGAGGCACCGTATCGCTTTTAGATTCGTTATCAAGCATCAAGGCTTGACAAGATACGGAAGCTTTCGCCCCTTTGGCGTTTTCCCCTACCTTCAACCATCCTCTGTAAAAGGCCCAACCACCACCGATGCTTATACTTCGTGCATCAACATTTGCGCTGGTATATGGTGCAAACATGAAAACTTTGGATCCTGAATCCATATGTTGATTTGGCCCAGCATAAGTAATCGCCTTAGTTTCGGTTTTCGCTCCTTTGCCTCTTAGAATTGAAGATGGATATATCATCGTTTTATGGCTTCCCAAAGAACCTGATACCCATTCCATTATACCGTCTTCATCAACTACTGCCCTTTTTGTATTCAAATTGTATGTGTTTTTACTCCAATTCTGAATCGTTGCATATTTTACCCTTGCACCTTTCTTTACGTATATTTCTACCATCCCAGCATGGAGGTTTGTTACTTCATAATAAGGAGCAGAACACCCTTCTATGAAAGCCAGTTCACTTCCTTCATCAGCAACTATTATGGTATGCTCCATCTGCCCCATTCCAGGATTATTCATTCTAAAATAAGCTTGAAGCGGCAATGGAACCTTTACACCTTTTGGGACGTATAAAAATGTACCTCCGCTCCACACAGCACCATGTAAAGCAGCATACTTATGGTTTGTAGGAGCTACTGCTTTCATGAAATATTCTTTAATTAAATCAGGATATTCTTTAACCGCACTTTCCATATTTAAAAATATAATTCCCAAATTTTCAAGCTCTTTTTTTATATTTTGATAAACAATTTCCGAATCGTATTGTGCACCAACACCAGCCAATGCCTTTTTCTCTGCCTCTGGTATTCCTAGTTTATCAAAAGTATCTTTTATTTCCTCAGGGACATCATCCCACGATGCGGATGTTTTTCCCCTTGGTCTAATGTATGCAACAATTTTACTTACGTCTAAGTCAGAAACATCGACACCGAATCGGGGATCTCTCCATGTGTCAAATATATGTAAAGATTTTAAACGTAAATCTCTCATCCAGGTAGGTTCTTCTTTTTGTTCAGATATTTCCCGAACTACCTTCTCGTTTAAACCTGGAATGGTTTTGTAAACATACGTCTCGGGATTTTTAAAATCGAATTTGCTCTGATCCACCAACAAATCTTCTATGTTAACATTTTCATTTTTAGCCATAATTTCACTCCTCGGAAATAGTTATTCCCATTTCTTGCTCCAACGTTGAGTAACCGTTTTCCTCTATATCTTTAGCTAATTCTTGTGATCCTGTTTTAACTATTTTCCCGTCTATATAGATATGTACGTAATCAGGAACAACAAAGTTCAAGATTCTTTGATAGTGTGTAATGAGTAATACTCCCATATTACCAGTTTTTACTCTGTTGATGTTTTCTGCAACTATCCTCAGTGCATCAATATCTAAACCGGAATCTATCTCATCCAATATACTCAATTTTGGTTTAAGAAATCCCATTTGTAGTATTTCACTTTTTTTCTTTTCACCACCGGAAAACCCGGTATTGATATATCTCTCCAGAAATTCTCCGTTGAGATCTAAATTTTGGGATAACTGGGATATTACTTTATTTAATTCCAATAGTGTAATTTTATCCTCTTTATGAATGTTTCTGAAGGAATTAATCAAGAATTGTCTCATCTTTATCCCTTCAACCTCTTCAGGAGTTTGAAAAGACATAAACAAACCTAATTTAGCCCTTTCATCTGTAGAAAGATCTAAAATAGATTGCCCTTCAAATAAGATATCTCCTGAGGTAACTTGGTACTTTGGATTCCCCATGATAACATGGGCTAATGTAGATTTTCCAGACCCATTTGGACCCATTAACGCATGTATCTCACCCTTATTTATAGTTAAGTTAACGCCTTTTAATATTTCAACATCTTCATTTCTAACTTTTGCCTTCAAATCCTGTAATTCTAAAAGAGCTGACATCCCTTTTCCTCCTTCTAATTAGCAATGTTATTTTTTTAACACTTTACTTTAAATTCTACCATATTAGTCAACTTTAAGTCAAGAAAAATTGTACAAAAAACAGTACCTTAAACAACACTTAAAGTTTAAACCAGAATCTCCATAATTAGTTAAGTTTTTACGTATTTTAAAATACTAAATGATCCCTCTTATTTCCTCTAATGTTGAAATCCCCTCTTTTTGCAAATATTCTTCTATACCTTCAATTATCTCAACACAAGCCTTGGGGTTGATAAAATTAGCAGTGCCTACTTGCACAGCCCAAGCACCCGCCATTATGTACTCAATCGCATCTCTATAACCCATAATTCCCCCAATACCTATAATAGGAACATCAACAGCTTTTGAAACTTCATAAACCATTCTTAAGGCAATAGGTTTTATACAAGGCCCTGATAGACCAGCAGTTATATTATCAAAAATGGCTTTTTTCTTGCTTATATCAACGGCTAAGGCTGGAAAAGTGTTTACAAGTGATAGTGCGTCTGCTCCTGCTTCAACGCAACTTTCAGCCATTTCAACGATATTTTCAGCACTTGGAGATAATTTTACTATTAGGGGCTTTTTGCAAACTTTCCTAACTTGTGTTACAACGTTGCTAGCTATTTCTGCCTTTGTACCGAAAGAAATGCCTCCTTCTTTAACGTTAGGGCACGAAATGTTCAGCTCTATCATATCAATATCGGTTTGGTTTAGCTTTTCAACAGAAATAACGTATTCTTCGATTGTATTTCCACTAACATTGGCAATTATCACCGTATCTTGGCTGTGTAAGAAAGGAAGCTCTTCTTCAATAAACGCGTCTATACCGGGATTTTGTAAACCAATACTGTTCATTATGCCCCCTGTGGTTTCATGAATTCGTACACCTTTATTTCCTTCTCTTTGTCTTAAAGTTAGCCCTTTGGTTGATAATCCACCTAATTTAGAGATGGGAAAGTATTCTAAAAACTCTCTACCAAAACCAAAAGTCCCAGAAGCAGCTATTACAGGATTTTTAAACTCTACTCCAGCTATGTTCACTTTGGTATCAATCATCAAAAAATACCTCCCTTCCCTCAAAAACGGGTCCCCCTTTACATACCCTTTTCATCCCAGATTTTGTCTTTATGCTGCATCCCAAGCATGCTCCCATACCACAGGCCATGATACTTTCCATAGAGACAAAAACAGGAATCATATTTTCACATTTTTCAACTACTTTTTTCATCATGGCGGAAGGGCCGCAAGTGAAAACAACATCATATTTTTCTGGTCTGAATATATCCGTTATGAAACCTTTTTGACCTGTAGAACCATCTTCAGTCGTTATATAGATCTTATTCACATACTTTTGTACGTAGTGCATATAATAAACTTCATTTGTAAATCCAGCATAAAAATCGATCTCTGCACTCAACTTTTTTGCCAAATAAATCATTGGAGGTATACCGATACCACCGGAAATTAAAGCAACTTTTCCATTTACATTCAAATTAAAACCATTCCCCAAGGGGCCCAAAACCTTTAACTTATCTTTTGGTTTCAGTTTGGATAGGTAATTTGTTCCTCGCCCAACAATTTTGTACAAGAAAGTCACAACGTTTCCTTCTATATTGCATATACTAAAAGGTCTAGACAAAAGAGGATCAAAATCCCAACTACGCAGCATATAAAACTGTCCAGGATCACCCAAACTGTCGTTGAATTCTATTTGAACTTTCAACTCGAATATGTCTTTTGCGATTTCAGTATTAGAGGAAATATCTACTTCCCTATACCCCTCTTTCACTTTGAATATCCTCCCTCATGTCAAGTACCGCTTTTCTGGCGTAATCTGCAAATCTTTGGCCCCCATCCTCGTAGTTTTTATAAGCGGTTATTATTCCCCTTGAAGAGTTGATAACGCCGCCATTACCTTTGTTTAAATAAAGAGAAACGTCTTTCCCAATTGCCCCTTGATGACCGTATCCAGGGATCAAAAAGAACATATTTTTATATCTCTTTCTAATTTCTTTGGCTTCATCAACATGTGTCCCACCTATAACAGCACCTATTGAACTGTAACCGCAACTCCCACGGTACTTAGACCCTATTTCATCAACTTTGTCTCCGACAATGTAATAAAGATATTGGTCTTTTGGAGATACTTTCAAATATTGTATGTCTTTGGCTCCTGGATTCGATGTTCTAAGAAGTACGAAGACTCCTTTCTCTCCACTTTCAATGTATTTAAGGTAAGGTGTTAAGGTATCAAAACCAAGGTATGGATTTAGCGTTATAAAATCAACCTCAAACTCTCCTTCGAAATGGGCTTTAGCGTACATCTGAGCGGTGGATGAAATATCACCTCGTTTTATATCCCCTATTGTTATCTTTTTTATACTTCTTAAATATTCTATCGTTTTTTTATACCCTAAAAGGCCTTTTATGCCGTATGCTTCATAATATGCTATTTGTAATTTATATACCGGTACCAAATCACATGTTTTGTCTATTATCTCTTTGTTGAATTTGAACAAAACTTCATCAATATCTTGATACTTTTCTTTTAAGTTAACCGGTATATAATCCAAATGTGTATCCAATCCGACACAAACATTCCCGTTTTTTTCAACCTCGTTGAATAATCTATCTATTATCAAATTTGACACTCCCCTTTTTGTATTTGATCTCTCCCTTTCGAATTGTTGCTATAACTTCTCCATAAAATTCCATCCCATCAAAAGGAGTATTTTTGCCTTTGGAGAGGAATTCGTCTTTGTTGATTTTAACCTTCTTTTCTAAATCTACAATAACTACATCTCCATCATATCCTACCTGTATTTTTCCTTTTTTAACCCCTAACATATCCGCTGGTTTTGAAGACATAAGTTGAGATAAGCGATTAAGTGAAATTTCTTCACTTTTTACCAACTTTGTATAACAAACAAGGAAAGCGGTTTCTAACCCTGAGATACCAGGTGCCCCTTTTTCTTTGTCTTCCATAGAATGAGGGGCATGATCAGTTCCTATAATATCTACGGTCCCATCCTTTATTCCCTTGATTATTTCCAAAACATCTTCTTTTTCTCTTATTGGAGGATTAACTTTGTAATCGTAATTGTATAAAGCTAAGTGGTGGGGGGTAACTTCGCAGGTAAGATTTTGTAATTCTCTTTTTGCCTTTCTTATACCTTCTATTGCCTCTTTCGTACTTACGTGGGCTAAATGAAGAGAGGCTCCTGTTAATTTCGCAAGGTATATGTCTCTAAAAGTCATCAAATTCTCAGAAAGTCTCGTATCTATCGTTACTATTTCATCGTCTTCTTCATGCGCTATGATAGTTAAACCTTTCTCTTTTGCTTTTATCATCGCTAAATACATAGTCAAATTTGACTGAACACCTTTTCCATCATCGGATATGAATTTCACTTTGTCATCTACATAATCCAAATGTTCTAAAGATTTTCCATCAAAGTTCTTTGTAATAGAAACCGTTTGGTGAACATCGATCAAATTTAATTCTTTAGCTTTGTTCAACACGTAATTAACAACTTTCATATCACTGCATATAGGATTGGTGTTACCCATCAGATTCACACATGTGTATCCGCCTTTCAATGCTGCTAAACTGCCAGAATGCAAATCTTCTTTATAAGTATAACCAGGATCTCTGAAGTGTGCGTGCATATCTATAAAGGCAGGCATAACAACCAAACCCTTAGCATCTAAAGTATAAGCATCGTAATTCAAATCTCTCCCATAATCATCTATCTTTCCATCTTTAATGTACAAATCCCCAAATAAATCTTTTTCTTCATCCACAATCCTACAATTTTTAATCAAAACATTAATTTTAATTCACCCCCTACATAGATTCTTTTTTATTCTCTCAATTTTACTACTTACGTTAATACATAGAAAAAAAGTAGTGTTAACTTTATTTGACTTCGAGTTTAACACTACCTTTGGCTTTTATGAAAATAAACCAATTGAAAATCATTTTTTCTCCAAACTGTCTATATAAACTTTATTCTTAACTCCCTTTAATCTGGAATCGTTAACACTACAGTCTCTTTTGTTATCTTTCTCCCCGCTATTACTGTGAAGAAAAATAAAAATATCCCTACTCCTAACAGTATCCATAACAGTATGTCATTGAACTGTTCTGTCACGGGAAAAGATGAAGTCAAATAACTGCCACCAAAGATAACTATGAATCCTATTATAAAAAACAAGTTATTGATTATACTTATTCTTTTGATTCTAAAAATTAGATAATACATAATAGAAAGCAATCCAAAACCAAAGACCGACACAAATATAATTATTTTAAAGAGTGAACCAGTAAAAAAACTTTTTTCAAGGAAAGTACTTGTTATAATATTTGGAATGATGAACATTAATACCAATTCAACTTCCATAACTATCCAACCAACAATAATAGAGCTATATAGATAAGGTTGTATTTCAAAGCCATTCGAGAGTAAAAGTTCTATTCTACCTGTTGTTTTTTCTGGTATAACTAAATTGTTGAGTATCATGTAGGCTCCCATCGTGTACATACTTATAGCCATGAGAATAAGCATTCTATTGAAAATAAGCTCCGCTGCCTCATTAGGTCCAGAACTCACAAAACTATAAAGTATAAAAGTTATTATTGCTATTAATAAAATTGCCGGAAAATAGAAGTTAACAAAACTGGTTAATAGCATCCTAAAATTATATTTCATTATTTTCTTCATCTATATACACCCCCACTTTTTCTAAGAATAACTCTTCTAAGTTTCTGTAATTACTTAATATATCGCTTTTTAAGTTATCCAACACTATTTCTCCTTTTTTCATAAGCATTACCCTGTGGGCTAACTTTTCCACTTCTGCTAAATCGTGAGAGGTGTAGAATATACTTTTTCCTTCTTTGTTGAGTTTAAATATTAACTCCCTCATCTTTATTCTTGAAACAGGATCCAAACCACTCATGGGTTCATCAAGTATGAGAAGCTCTGGATCTTTTAAAAGTCCTAAAATAAAAGAAAACTTCCTTCTCGTTCCTTTTGAATAAGTATGAACCTTTTTTGGTAAGAATTCTGAGATGTCTAAATATTTTGCATAGCTTTCTATTTGGTCATTTGATAGTTTGCCACCGAGATATTCTCTGAATATTTCGATATTTTTCCATCCCGTTTCTTTTTCCCAGAGCAAATCCTTTTCCGAAACAACCCCAATGGTTAAGCCATCTTTTTTGATTACTTGATCCTTTCCATGGTTGTAGATCCCTGTAAGGCACCTTATTGTTGTAGTCTTTCCTGCTCCATTGGGACCTACCAAAGCCAAAATCTCATTCCCTACAACATCGAAGGTTATACCTTTTAGTATTTTGTTACCACCAAGTTCCTTTATTAAAGATTTAACAGAGATAAGTGTTCCTTTGTTTTTTGATACCATCTACAATTCCCCCCTTTAGATTATTCTTTTAATTAAAGACTAAAATTTCAAATAATTCAACCCTTCATTTTAATCATACACTTTCCCATATGGTTTTCAACTGTTTTTTTATTGGCTTCAAATATGTATTCATAAAGTATTGCAGAGATCGGTTAAAAAACTTATCTTAAAATTATTTATGATGGTTTTTATCGGATATAATGCCTTTGTCTTTCTTTTGGTTATTATAAGAGAGTTATGATATAATAAACTTTAGAATAAAAAGAGAAGCTTCAAGAATTATTAACATTCTAAAGGAAGGCGTTTTTGAAGTAAATTTTATTTTATATTTTTGTTGCTATTGGGTAAAGGAAAGAGGGTTGAGAAATGAACATTAAACTACTGGATAAAATTGTGAGTAAAGGACAGTTCATAAGACCTATTTTGAATTATGTTGTTCATTATTTAGAAAGTGATAGATCAGATAAAAATAAAAACATCATCAATTACATAAACGTTTTAAAATTAAAATGGGATGTTAAATACGATGAAGCCCTCGAGATAATAGATGAAGAGTTACAAAAGTTAAAAAAAGGTGGTTTGTATTGTCTAATTTTAATTGAAAAAATAGATATTTTGGTCAAACTTTCTAGAAATGAAGAAATTAAAGAAGTATTCAATCAATTGAAGGAAGAATTCGAAAAACTTCCTAAGTATTTAAGAGGAATAGTTGTTGAGAATTTAAAGAATGTTCGTGAATTAAATTTTGATGAAAAAGATTTGCAAACCATTAGGATTTGGAGTGAAAGTTATGAAAATGCTCCTATTACCAAAGGCTTCATATTACTATCAAGAGCAAGAGGGAAAAAGAACGAAGAAAGATACGAAGAAGCAGTTTGTTTAAACATCGAAGCATTTAAGATTTTAAAAACTATTCCACATCCTTCTGGCATGGTACAAGCTTTAAACAATTCATCTTGGTGGTTGAAAGATGCAAACAAAGAAAAGGCTTTAGCTTTTATTTTTCCATTAGGATTCTACCTTGGTTACTATTTCCATGATGACAATTTAAAAGTTTTCAATTCCCTTGATACTATATTTCAAGTGCAGAAGAATAACAACGATCCTTTGGTTTATGAATCCGCCTTTATCTTTTCAAAGTGTTTATCTCAACTAAACAAAGCAGAAGGTGAATCGATAAAAAATACTTTTAAAGATATCATTAACCAATTAAAGTACTATGTATTCAATTTGGATAACAACCAACACAGAAGTACACCAAAACTAAGAGATTTCATAAGGAAAGAAATAGGAAAAGAAAAGATACCCATAGACTCAATGAACGTTTCTGAAAGAACGTTGAAAGAGTTTTTATCTGCAAAGACAAAGTACATTCAACCAAGTACCTTGAGAAACATATTAGATGCTCTTGAGTTTGAAATCACTACATCCACACCTATATGCATAATCAAAGAATTGAAAAAGAAGGATATAGATAAGAAGTTTGAGATAAACCTTGAAAAGTTTAAAAACCTTTCAAAAGAAAGACAAATATCAGAGTTCTTTACATCTTACCTCGTTCATTACTACAAAGAAGAGATTGATCTAAAAAAGATATTTAAAGAGATAGAAGATGACAGTTTAATTGAAGAAAGATGTGATTACTACACGAAAGAGTTAATAAACTCTATCTTCGAAAGAAATCAAAAGATAGATTTTAATTCTTTACTAACAAACGTTCAAGAACCAAAAATCCACACAAACAAAAATATAACCTTCACCGATCATCCTTTTTATTTGGGAAGGAAAGATGTTGTAAAAAAGTTTATGAAAGACTTAAATAAAAAGAATTTAAAAGAGTTCATAGAAAATTACATTAGTCTTGATGCAAGCCAAAAAAAGATAATAGAAAGATTCATAATGAATTACGGTAGGTACTACGATTTAAAGGATATACCAAAAGAATTCACACCGAAAGTACCAAAAGAGATTGATCCATTCGTGAAAAAATACACGCTGAAAAGAAAGCCTTCTGCTGTTTCTTTTTATGTGTTTGAAGGGGAAGAAAGAGGAGAATTTGTAGAAATTATCGGCAATTTTTAATTGAAAAACGCCCATGTTGGGCATCTTTAAAAAATTATTTCAATAACTCTTTTAGTTCTTCTATGGTTATTTCTAACAAGTTATCCCCTATGTAATCTATCGTCTTCTCATCTGCTTTTCTTATCTTGTCTTTTATCTCTTCGGTTAATTGGTTACCAAATCTTTTGTTTAATATTCTAATTGCAAATTCTCTTTCGCCTTCAAGTTTTCCTTCCACTTTAGCTTTTTCTCTGTCTCTTTTTGCTATCTCTTCTAATGTGTTAAACATTTTGGCACCTCCATTTCTTTTAGCTCTTCGTACCTTTC contains:
- the sufC gene encoding Fe-S cluster assembly ATPase SufC; the protein is MSALLELQDLKAKVRNEDVEILKGVNLTINKGEIHALMGPNGSGKSTLAHVIMGNPKYQVTSGDILFEGQSILDLSTDERAKLGLFMSFQTPEEVEGIKMRQFLINSFRNIHKEDKITLLELNKVISQLSQNLDLNGEFLERYINTGFSGGEKKKSEILQMGFLKPKLSILDEIDSGLDIDALRIVAENINRVKTGNMGVLLITHYQRILNFVVPDYVHIYIDGKIVKTGSQELAKDIEENGYSTLEQEMGITISEE
- a CDS encoding cysteine desulfurase, with product MLSSKEYEEIFPALKRKINGHKLIYLDNAATTLRPKEVMDAVNEYSLNHHANVHRSTHTLAAEATKYYEDARSKVANFINSETEEVIFTKGATESLNLVAYSIANSNILRSDDEILISTIEHHANFVPWQQIAKIFNLKIKYYPAKSGIFDLSDFLKHITNKTRLVSITALSNVTGQLIPVNTLIKQIRNIRQDVILVVDGAQAVPHLPIDVKKMDCDFIAFSGHKMLGPTGIGVLYGKKRYLNEMTPFLFGGEMIDKVSTDGTTFNVLPYKFEAGTPNVDGAVGLAKAIEILERIGMDNIQEHEKQLTSYALKKLKELDFLEIFGPQDETQQSIISFNMKGVHPHDVAHLLNDLTGIAIRSGHHCAQPLMKEFGTSATCRISFYVYNEEEDVDKLCEGLNKVWEWLK
- the sufB gene encoding Fe-S cluster assembly protein SufB, encoding MAKNENVNIEDLLVDQSKFDFKNPETYVYKTIPGLNEKVVREISEQKEEPTWMRDLRLKSLHIFDTWRDPRFGVDVSDLDVSKIVAYIRPRGKTSASWDDVPEEIKDTFDKLGIPEAEKKALAGVGAQYDSEIVYQNIKKELENLGIIFLNMESAVKEYPDLIKEYFMKAVAPTNHKYAALHGAVWSGGTFLYVPKGVKVPLPLQAYFRMNNPGMGQMEHTIIVADEGSELAFIEGCSAPYYEVTNLHAGMVEIYVKKGARVKYATIQNWSKNTYNLNTKRAVVDEDGIMEWVSGSLGSHKTMIYPSSILRGKGAKTETKAITYAGPNQHMDSGSKVFMFAPYTSANVDARSISIGGGWAFYRGWLKVGENAKGAKASVSCQALMLDNESKSDTVPLIEVYTDEADVGHEARIGRIKEEQIYYLMSRGLSEAEAKAMVVRGFVEPFAKELPLEYAIELNRLINLEVESSIG
- a CDS encoding CoA-binding protein, which gives rise to MEKICELKQQGGVVLIDLKNLKNVAIIGATRNKEKYGYKVLKNLKDKGYTIYPINPKYDEIEGIKTYPSVKDLPKDEIDLIVFVVPPQIGITAVKEAYEEGFRKFWFQPGAESDEIEEYLEELPNVEFSFIKCIMVETN
- the sufU gene encoding Fe-S cluster assembly sulfur transfer protein SufU, with product MVEIGLEELYSDIILDYAKNERYKKEIQDAKKAEGKNLSCGDEITLYLKVKDNIVKEITFTGHGCIISQASASMMCEYLEGKTVDEANKILQEIINMSQGKEFDKELVDGIEIFSDISKFPMRTKCFTLAWHTLDDALNGKNM
- a CDS encoding dihydroorotate dehydrogenase, which produces MIDTKVNIAGVEFKNPVIAASGTFGFGREFLEYFPISKLGGLSTKGLTLRQREGNKGVRIHETTGGIMNSIGLQNPGIDAFIEEELPFLHSQDTVIIANVSGNTIEEYVISVEKLNQTDIDMIELNISCPNVKEGGISFGTKAEIASNVVTQVRKVCKKPLIVKLSPSAENIVEMAESCVEAGADALSLVNTFPALAVDISKKKAIFDNITAGLSGPCIKPIALRMVYEVSKAVDVPIIGIGGIMGYRDAIEYIMAGAWAVQVGTANFINPKACVEIIEGIEEYLQKEGISTLEEIRGII
- a CDS encoding SufD family Fe-S cluster assembly protein, which gives rise to METIFEKPIDMRHKDLKAVEWQIPQITPKRDYGDYEFQASLEHISNEMLKTFKSYRYEAYKNWGFPKWKRAKLNGYEPDKYVSFVPVSTSGKILALNGIDLEGIEILAKYDFEGAHRKFLLMAEAFSNTGFYLKTNEGEEREPIILTYDWKSPIYETSVYNISPFSKATVIRYIKSNKNENLFRTTSNRIIVRENASLELININLCNDDSLNIDNTFVEVQKNGKVQVTDINIGGRITSPHIVFRLAGEGAQAQLFPYFLGNKDNVIDMLYLMRFYSPETTGAIDAKGVIKDESKAVFRGFLDLKKGAKEANASESEYTLTLSEKAKAEALPSLLVDENEVNASHAATVGTIEKEKLYYLMTRGFSLEEAKKLISSGLFESAIDRIKVFDEGMSREVKDVIFQRI